A genome region from Sporichthyaceae bacterium includes the following:
- a CDS encoding alpha/beta fold hydrolase, translating into MDIELLETVEHETGPQPQWTVLLLHGLGDSGDGWAPLVPELLRKDWPALRFVFPHAPIRPVTINGGMRMRAWYDIVDLEDIDNRADEAGVLASAAQVEALIARESERGVPRTRIILSGFSQGGAIAMAVALSNPKPLGGLIALSTYLPMPDRLIGEDHPPHPLPPVFMAHGRHDAVLPHRAGELAADHLGKLGYDVEWHSYPMGHEACLEELTAISDWLTLRFRGA; encoded by the coding sequence ATGGACATCGAACTGCTCGAGACCGTCGAACACGAAACCGGCCCGCAACCGCAGTGGACAGTGCTGCTGCTGCACGGCCTGGGCGACAGCGGCGACGGCTGGGCGCCGTTGGTCCCCGAGCTGCTGCGGAAGGACTGGCCGGCGCTGCGGTTCGTGTTCCCGCACGCACCGATCCGGCCGGTGACGATCAACGGCGGCATGCGCATGCGGGCGTGGTACGACATCGTCGACCTCGAGGACATCGACAACCGCGCCGACGAGGCCGGGGTGCTGGCGTCGGCGGCCCAGGTCGAGGCGCTGATCGCGCGCGAGTCCGAGCGTGGCGTGCCGCGAACCCGGATCATCCTGTCCGGCTTCTCCCAGGGCGGCGCGATCGCGATGGCCGTGGCCCTGTCGAACCCGAAGCCGCTGGGCGGCCTGATCGCGCTGTCGACCTACCTCCCCATGCCGGACCGACTGATCGGCGAGGACCATCCGCCGCACCCGCTCCCACCGGTGTTCATGGCCCACGGCCGCCACGATGCGGTGCTGCCGCACCGTGCCGGGGAACTCGCGGCCGACCACCTCGGCAAGCTCGGCTACGACGTCGAGTGGCACTCCTACCCGATGGGGCACGAGGCGTGCCTGGAGGAGCTCACCGCGATCTCCGACTGGCTGACGCTGCGGTTCCGCGGCGCCTGA
- a CDS encoding acyl-CoA dehydrogenase family protein — MRRSLYDDTHELFREGFRSFVEKEMAPHAAAWEQAGMTDKELFRKAGKAGFLGFAAPEEYGGGGTPDFRFNAVISEEFARAGVIGAGACIGLHNDVCLPYFLTGATEEQKARWLPGICSGELMTAIAMTEPGTGSDLASIRTTAVRDGDHYVVNGAKTFITNGIQSDLVIVAVKTDTTKRHDGMSLIVIETGMPGFERGRRLEKIGLHANDTAELSFTDVRVPVANLLGAEGSGFRQLVAKLPQERLSISVNAVSVAEVAFGWTLEYAKQRKAFGQPIGTFQHNRFEFAEMRTELDIARVFVDRQIEALTNGELTAEEAAGSKWWTTELQWRVLDRCLQLHGGYGYMEEYPIARAWRDGRVQRIYGGTNEIMREIVGRSLGL; from the coding sequence ATGCGTCGATCGCTGTACGACGACACGCACGAGTTGTTCCGGGAGGGCTTCCGCAGCTTCGTGGAGAAGGAGATGGCGCCGCACGCCGCCGCCTGGGAGCAGGCGGGGATGACCGACAAGGAGCTGTTCCGCAAGGCCGGGAAGGCCGGTTTCCTCGGCTTCGCCGCGCCGGAGGAGTACGGCGGTGGGGGCACGCCGGACTTCCGGTTCAACGCCGTGATCAGCGAGGAGTTCGCGCGCGCCGGCGTGATCGGCGCCGGTGCCTGCATCGGCCTGCACAACGATGTCTGTCTGCCGTACTTCCTCACCGGGGCCACCGAGGAGCAGAAGGCCCGGTGGCTGCCGGGGATCTGTTCCGGTGAACTGATGACCGCGATCGCGATGACTGAACCCGGCACCGGGTCGGACCTGGCCTCGATCCGCACGACGGCTGTGCGCGACGGCGACCACTACGTGGTCAACGGCGCGAAAACCTTCATCACCAACGGCATCCAGTCCGACCTGGTGATCGTCGCGGTCAAGACCGACACGACCAAGCGCCACGACGGGATGAGCCTGATCGTCATCGAGACGGGCATGCCGGGATTCGAGCGCGGGCGCAGGCTCGAGAAGATCGGCCTGCACGCCAACGACACCGCAGAACTGTCCTTCACCGACGTGCGGGTTCCGGTCGCCAACCTGCTGGGCGCGGAGGGTTCGGGTTTCCGGCAGCTGGTCGCCAAGCTTCCCCAGGAACGACTGAGCATCTCGGTCAACGCGGTCTCCGTGGCCGAGGTCGCTTTCGGCTGGACGTTGGAGTACGCCAAGCAGCGCAAGGCTTTCGGCCAGCCGATCGGGACCTTCCAGCACAACCGGTTCGAGTTCGCCGAGATGCGCACCGAGCTGGACATCGCGCGGGTCTTCGTCGACCGCCAGATCGAGGCGCTGACCAACGGCGAACTCACCGCCGAGGAGGCGGCCGGGTCGAAGTGGTGGACGACCGAGCTGCAGTGGCGCGTGCTCGACCGCTGCCTGCAGCTGCACGGCGGTTACGGGTACATGGAGGAGTACCCGATCGCGCGCGCCTGGCGCGACGGCCGGGTGCAGCGCATCTACGGCGGCACCAACGAGATCATGCGCGAGATCGTGGGCCGGTCGCTGGGGTTGTGA